The following coding sequences lie in one Stigmatopora argus isolate UIUO_Sarg chromosome 5, RoL_Sarg_1.0, whole genome shotgun sequence genomic window:
- the isl1a gene encoding insulin gene enhancer protein isl-1, whose amino-acid sequence MGDMGDPPKKKRLVSLCVGCGNQIHDQYILRVSPDLEWHAACLKCAECSQYLDESCTCFVRDGKTYCKRDYIRLYGIKCAKCNIGFSKNDFVMRARSKVYHIECFRCVACSRQLIPGDEFALREDGLFCRADHDVVERATLAHGDPLSPLHPARPLQMAEPISARQSALRPHIHKQPEKTTRVRTVLNEKQLHTLRTCYNANPRPDALMKEQLVEMTGLSPRVIRVWFQNKRCKDKKRSILMKQLQQQQPNDKTNIQGMTGTPMVAASPERHDGGIQANSVEVQSYQPPWKVLSDFALQSDIDQPAFQQLVSFSEGGPGSNSTGSEVASMSSQLPDTPNSMVSSPIEA is encoded by the exons ATGGGAGACATGGGGGATCCACCGAAAA AAAAACGGCTGGTGTCTCTGTGTGTGGGCTGTGGAAACCAGATCCACGACCAGTACATCCTGCGGGTCTCCCCGGATCTGGAGTGGCATGCCGCCTGTCTCAAATGCGCCGAGTGCAGTCAGTACTTGGACGAATCGTGCACGTGCTTCGTCCGGGACGGAAAAACGTACTGTAAACGGGATTATATCAG GTTATATGGGATTAAATGCGCAAAGTGCAACATCGGTTTCAGCAAGAACGATTTCGTGATGAGGGCCCGATCCAAAGTGTACCACATCGAATGTTTCCGCTGCGTGGCCTGCAGCCGGCAGCTCATACCGGGAGACGAGTTCGCCTTGCGCGAGGACGGCCTTTTCTGCCGGGCCGACCACGACGTGGTGGAGCGGGCCACGCTGGCCCACGGAGACCCGCTCAGTCCGCTGCACCCCGCCAGGCCGCTGCAAATGGCAG AACCCATCTCCGCCCGGCAGTCTGCCCTTCGACCCCACATCCACAAACAGCCCGAGAAGACCACCCGGGTGCGGACGGTTCTAAACGAGAAGCAGCTCCACACCTTGCGAACTTGCTACAACGCCAACCCGAGGCCCGACGCCCTGATGAAGGAGCAGCTGGTGGAGATGACTGGCCTGAGCCCGCGTGTCATCCGGGTGTGGTTCCAGAACAAGCGCTGCAAAGACAAGAAGAGAAGCATCCTCATGAAGCAGCTTCAGCAACAGCAGCCCAACGACAAAACG AACATCCAGGGGATGACGGGCACCCCGATGGTGGCGGCCAGTCCCGAGCGGCACGACGGGGGCATCCAGGCCAACTCGGTGGAGGTGCAGAGCTACCAGCCGCCCTGGAAGGTCCTCAGCGATTTTGCTCTGCAGAGCGACATCGACCAGCCCGCGTTTCAGCAACTG GTTAGTTTTTCGGAGGGCGGGCCAGGGTCCAACTCCACCGGCAGCGAGGTAGCGTCCATGTCATCTCAGCTTCCGGACACACCGAACAGCATGGTGTCCAGCCCGATCGAGGCCTGa